The sequence AACACTTGTCGATCGGTATGTCAGGAAGGTTGGAGAGTACGAGGTTCATGTTATGGTGCTAGAGAAGTATTATATGCGGTCAAGCAACCGGGCATCATTGACAGTTACGATTGATGATTTTGGTGAAGATACAAAGGTTCATGTAGTTGCGTCTGGTGGATCAGAAGGTGTTTTCTTCCGCTTTGACTGGGGGGCAGGCAATAGCTTTGCGAACAGTGTGGAGACGGCTTTGGGCACTTCAATTATAGATGGGGTATAAAGTCTTTCCTTTAGGGGGAAGGCTTTTTTTGAACGTCTAGTCTCCGGGCGCCAGATGCTCGGGTCATAAGCCATATTGGCTGTCGCATCTAAACGGACGCCCTGCGCTTTTGGTGATAGACTAAAAAGAAATGAGGGGGTGTTCTGATGTTCCGTATTCCTGAGTCGATTGCGATCCTTGGTAAAGAACGGATTGCGGGTTTTCCGGTGGAGGGGTTTATTTATGGGGAAGGTCCGCAAAAGCCTGAGCTCATGCTGATTGGGGAAGCACCAGGTGAATTTGAGCTGGTGGATGGCATTCCGTTTATCGGCCGTGCTGGGAAGGAATTGATGAAGTCACTCGCAACGATAGGTCTGACACGTGAGGATGTCTATATTACAAGTGCAGTCCGTAGCAGACCATATAGATGGGGAACGAAGAAGGAACGCGATGGTACGGCGACGGAACGTAAATACAATCGACCGCCGACGACGAAAGAAATTTTGGCACATGCGCCCGTGCTCGATTATGAGTTGGCAAATATTGAGCCGAAGCTGATTGTCACGCTTGGTAATATTGGATTGCAGCGGTTACTGGGTAGAGAGACGAAGGTGACGGAACTGCATGGACAATTATTGGAGCGGCCCATCCAGTATTTGAATGAACTCGATGATACGACGTTTAATTGGACACAGAAAACATATACGATTGTGCCAACATTTCATCCGGCGTCTATTTTTTATAGGCCTTCACATAGACCTGCGTTGGATGCAGATTGGTTAGCGATTGGACGCATGTTGAAAGAGCTGAAATAAAGGAAGTGGAGGGCGATGACGATATATATACCAATTGATAAATCCTTTTTTCAAGCACCTGTCTTAGAATTGGCACAAAGTCTGCTCGGGCAGTACATTGTCCACGAACAACCGGATGGATTGCTAGTGGCACGTATTGTCGAAACGGAGGCGTATCATGGGCCAGAGGATCAGGCGGCGCATAGTTTTGGCAATCGTCGTACGAAGCGCACGGATGTGATGTTTGAAGAGGCGGGATTGGTCTACACGTACAGAATGCATACACATACGCTTATCAATGTGGTTAGTGGTCGGATTGGAACGCCGCATGCGATTTTAATCCGTGCAGTCGAGCCGATTGAAGGACTTGAGCAGATGAAAGAAAATCGTGGTATTCATTTGAAAATGAAAGATTGGACGAATGGACCGGGGAAATTGACAAAAGCATTGGGGATTACGATGGATTATTACGGTCATCATTGGTCTGAACAACCGCTGTTCATTGCCGAAGGGCCTGGGGTAGGAGAGATCATTGCGGGTCCGCGTGTGGGAATTGGCAATTCAGGCGAGGCTGTCGATTATCCGTGGCGTTTTTATGAGAGGGATAATCCATTCGTGTCAAAATATCGTATGTAATAATTTGAACAAAAAAACGCCGTCATCCAAGTGGGTGACGGCGTTTTTTGTTTATCAGTTACGCGTGTGCTAATTCAAGTTGAACGGCTGGGCCGAAGAATTCAAAGTGCACTTTGTCTTCAGGCGTGCCATGTGCATACAATTCTTTGATAACTGCTTGCATGAATGCTGTTGGTCCACAGACATAGATATCACTGCCTTCTAAGACATTAGCGGCTAGGAATTCGCGGTTGATGAAGCCATCGCCTTCTTCTGAATAAAGAGCAGCGTATGTTGAGTTAGCCATTGTATCATTCAATTGACGGAGAACGTCATCGAACGCTTGATGTTTGCGCGTTCGTGCTGAGTGTAAAAACGCTACAGGACGATCCGCTGCCGTTTTTGCAATCGTTTCATACATGCTCATCATTGGTGTGATACCGACGCCACCACTAATGAGTGTAACAGGATTGTTACTATCTGTATCGAGGTGGAAGTCACCAGCTGGAACACTGACTTCAATTGTATCGCCGATTGCCATTCCGTTATGAAGGAAGACAGATACTTTTCCGTTTGGATTGAACTCATCCTCACGCTTAACTGAGATACGATACAGGTCACCTGTCGCAGCTTGTGATAAGCTATATTGACGGTTCAATGTATACTCTTCGCCAGGGATATTTAAGCGAATTGAAATGTATTGACCAGGTTTGTAAGAAGGTAATTTTTGACCATCCACAGGTTTTAAATAGAATGATGTGATGACATCACTTTCGACGACTTTATCGGCAATTGTAAAGTCTTTGAATGTTTCCCATCCGCCGTCTGCTTGTTTAGCTTGGTCATACATGTCTTTTTCGATGCCGATAAATGCATCTGCGATGACACCGTAAGCTTCACCCCATGCAGCGATGATTTCAGGTGTAGCTGCATCACCAAGGACTTCTTTAATAGCACCTAATAGGTGATATCCAACAATTGGGTAATGTTCTTCTTTAATGCCCAATGATTTGTGTTTGTGTGCAATTTGGACAACAGCCGGTATAATAGCTGCAAGATTATCGATATTGGCAGCGGCAGCGTAAACTGTATTGGCAAGGGCTGTTTGTTGACG comes from Sporosarcina sp. FSL K6-3457 and encodes:
- a CDS encoding DNA-3-methyladenine glycosylase; this encodes MTIYIPIDKSFFQAPVLELAQSLLGQYIVHEQPDGLLVARIVETEAYHGPEDQAAHSFGNRRTKRTDVMFEEAGLVYTYRMHTHTLINVVSGRIGTPHAILIRAVEPIEGLEQMKENRGIHLKMKDWTNGPGKLTKALGITMDYYGHHWSEQPLFIAEGPGVGEIIAGPRVGIGNSGEAVDYPWRFYERDNPFVSKYRM
- the hmpA gene encoding NO-inducible flavohemoprotein, with the protein product MLSQETINIIKSTVPVLEQHGKTITTVFYKNMFEKHPELLNIFNHANQSQGRQQTALANTVYAAAANIDNLAAIIPAVVQIAHKHKSLGIKEEHYPIVGYHLLGAIKEVLGDAATPEIIAAWGEAYGVIADAFIGIEKDMYDQAKQADGGWETFKDFTIADKVVESDVITSFYLKPVDGQKLPSYKPGQYISIRLNIPGEEYTLNRQYSLSQAATGDLYRISVKREDEFNPNGKVSVFLHNGMAIGDTIEVSVPAGDFHLDTDSNNPVTLISGGVGITPMMSMYETIAKTAADRPVAFLHSARTRKHQAFDDVLRQLNDTMANSTYAALYSEEGDGFINREFLAANVLEGSDIYVCGPTAFMQAVIKELYAHGTPEDKVHFEFFGPAVQLELAHA
- a CDS encoding uracil-DNA glycosylase; this translates as MFRIPESIAILGKERIAGFPVEGFIYGEGPQKPELMLIGEAPGEFELVDGIPFIGRAGKELMKSLATIGLTREDVYITSAVRSRPYRWGTKKERDGTATERKYNRPPTTKEILAHAPVLDYELANIEPKLIVTLGNIGLQRLLGRETKVTELHGQLLERPIQYLNELDDTTFNWTQKTYTIVPTFHPASIFYRPSHRPALDADWLAIGRMLKELK
- a CDS encoding DUF6054 family protein, with the protein product MSVREFTVKISPTTAMSMIESYVVGGSISGTLVDRYVRKVGEYEVHVMVLEKYYMRSSNRASLTVTIDDFGEDTKVHVVASGGSEGVFFRFDWGAGNSFANSVETALGTSIIDGV